One genomic region from Polynucleobacter sp. MWH-P3-07-1 encodes:
- a CDS encoding FAD/FMN-binding oxidoreductase encodes MNAPLALNQLFEADEGSPRLREIPYNYTSFSDREIVIRILGEESWQTLNELRGVRKTGRSARMLFEVLGDIWVVQRNPFLQDDLLDNANRRQMLTDALWHRLGEVKKRASGESAPQVQLLLNAAHRAVENFENGFKEVERIRKQARKVLGRFTASDNICFDGVSRAAHVTDATDWRVEFPLVVLKPDYESEIPGLVKGCIELGLTIIPRGGGTGYTGGAIPLYALSAVINTEKLEQIDSVKSKHLPGVSKEVPTIFTGAGVVTRRVADAAEHAGLVFAVDPTSADASCIGGNIAMNAGGKKAVLWGTALDNLASWRMVDPEGNWLDIERLDHNLGKIHDAPLVRFQLTWSDGLSEPGKRILKTEIIESEGKRFRKEGLGKDVTDKFLSGLPGVQKEGCDGLITSATWILHRMPKYMRTVCLEFFGQAREAIPSIVEIKAYLDGLSKQGGPILAGLEHLDDRYLKAVGYSTKSKRNSLPKMVLLGDIAGDDEEAVAAATSEVVRMANLRVGEGFVAVSPEARKKFWLDRARTAAIARHTNAFKINEDVVIPLPRMGEYTDGIERINIELSLKNKLQVLDGLEHFLRKSALPLGKSTEDDEIPSAEILGDRVQQALDLIAGVRARWSEWLTKMDTYFPQLQDYSLRASWKTEIRAELRIMFGGLAFEPILNELEAIHKQILRKRVFVALHMHAGDGNVHTNLPVNSDDYEMLQDAHHAVDRIMKLARSLDGVISGEHGIGITKLEYLTEAELKDFRAYKNRVDPEGRFNKGKLMPHADLGMAYTPSFGLMGHESIIMQQSDIGAIADSIKDCLRCGKCKPVCSTHVPRANLLYSPRDKILATSLLIEAFLYEEQTRRGVSIKHWEMFDDVAAHCTVCHKCLTPCPVKIDFGDVTMNMRNLLRKMGQQRFNPGTAASMLFLNATSPDTINLVRKTMIGWGYKAQRLANDLFSRLARKQTAHPPATVGKPSIKEQVIFFVNKKMPGNLPKKTARALLDIEDANYVPIIRDPKTTSADTEAVFYFPGCGSERLFSQVGLATQAMLWNVGVQTVLPPGYLCCGYPQRGNGDFDKAEKMITDNRVLFHRVANTLNYLDIKTVVVSCGTCYDQLAGYQFEQIFPGCRIIDIHEYLLEKGVKLSGVTGVKYMYHDPCHSPMKLQDPLKTVNELIQQENGKAIPKNDRCCGESGTLAITRPDISTQVRFRKEIEMEKGANALRKDDPAVDVKVLTSCPSCLQGLTRFDADSGTTADYIVVEMAQKILGDDWMQEYVTKANQGGIERVLV; translated from the coding sequence ATGAATGCTCCACTAGCATTAAATCAGTTATTTGAAGCCGACGAGGGCTCACCCCGTCTGCGTGAAATACCTTACAACTACACCTCCTTTTCTGACCGGGAAATCGTCATCCGAATTCTGGGTGAGGAGTCTTGGCAGACCCTCAATGAACTCCGTGGAGTCAGAAAAACAGGCCGTTCTGCACGGATGTTGTTTGAGGTTCTGGGGGACATTTGGGTGGTGCAGCGCAACCCCTTCCTGCAGGATGACTTATTAGATAACGCGAATCGTCGCCAGATGCTGACTGATGCGCTGTGGCATCGCCTTGGCGAGGTCAAGAAACGCGCTAGCGGAGAGTCTGCCCCACAAGTACAACTCCTGTTAAATGCCGCACATCGTGCCGTTGAGAATTTTGAAAATGGTTTTAAGGAGGTCGAGCGGATTCGTAAACAGGCGCGCAAAGTGCTGGGCCGCTTTACCGCTTCCGACAATATTTGCTTTGATGGTGTTTCTCGTGCAGCGCACGTCACCGATGCTACCGATTGGCGTGTTGAGTTTCCGCTGGTAGTGTTGAAGCCTGACTATGAATCTGAAATTCCAGGCCTTGTCAAAGGATGTATTGAGCTTGGCTTAACCATTATTCCTCGCGGAGGCGGCACTGGTTATACCGGCGGCGCAATTCCGCTGTATGCATTGTCTGCAGTCATCAACACAGAGAAGCTTGAGCAGATTGATAGCGTCAAGAGCAAACATTTACCTGGCGTTTCAAAAGAAGTTCCAACGATATTTACTGGCGCTGGCGTAGTGACACGCCGCGTTGCAGATGCAGCAGAACACGCTGGTTTGGTTTTTGCAGTTGACCCCACTTCAGCTGATGCAAGCTGTATCGGCGGCAATATTGCGATGAATGCAGGTGGTAAGAAAGCCGTCCTCTGGGGTACTGCTTTAGATAATTTAGCCAGCTGGCGCATGGTTGATCCAGAAGGTAATTGGCTGGATATAGAACGTTTAGATCATAACCTCGGCAAGATTCATGATGCTCCCTTAGTGCGCTTTCAGTTGACCTGGTCTGATGGTTTGAGTGAGCCTGGGAAACGTATTCTCAAAACTGAAATCATTGAGTCTGAGGGTAAGCGTTTCCGTAAAGAAGGTTTAGGCAAGGATGTGACTGATAAGTTTTTATCAGGATTGCCTGGCGTTCAAAAAGAAGGTTGTGATGGTTTGATCACAAGTGCAACTTGGATCTTGCATCGCATGCCGAAATATATGCGTACCGTATGCTTAGAATTCTTTGGCCAAGCGCGTGAGGCGATCCCAAGTATTGTTGAAATCAAAGCCTACTTAGATGGTTTGAGTAAGCAGGGTGGACCGATCTTGGCAGGTCTCGAGCATCTAGATGATCGCTATTTGAAAGCTGTTGGTTATTCCACCAAATCCAAGCGTAATAGTCTTCCCAAAATGGTTTTACTGGGCGATATTGCTGGTGACGATGAAGAGGCAGTAGCGGCGGCCACTAGTGAAGTCGTGCGCATGGCTAATCTTCGAGTCGGCGAGGGTTTTGTCGCTGTGAGTCCTGAGGCTCGGAAGAAGTTCTGGTTGGACCGAGCTCGTACTGCAGCAATCGCACGCCATACCAATGCGTTCAAGATTAATGAGGATGTAGTGATCCCCTTGCCGCGCATGGGTGAGTACACCGATGGTATTGAGCGAATCAATATTGAGTTGTCCTTAAAAAATAAGTTACAGGTCTTAGATGGTTTAGAGCACTTCTTAAGAAAAAGTGCTCTTCCACTCGGAAAATCTACTGAAGATGATGAAATTCCTAGTGCAGAAATCTTAGGTGATCGAGTTCAGCAGGCCCTTGATCTGATTGCGGGAGTACGTGCACGCTGGTCCGAGTGGCTCACTAAGATGGACACTTACTTTCCACAGCTGCAAGACTATAGTTTGCGGGCATCTTGGAAAACTGAGATTCGCGCTGAGTTGAGGATCATGTTTGGCGGTTTAGCTTTTGAACCCATCTTGAATGAACTAGAAGCAATCCATAAGCAGATTTTGCGTAAGCGGGTATTTGTCGCCTTGCATATGCATGCAGGTGATGGCAATGTCCATACCAATTTGCCGGTGAACTCTGATGACTATGAGATGTTGCAAGATGCTCATCATGCTGTTGATCGCATTATGAAATTGGCTCGCTCGCTCGATGGCGTCATTTCAGGTGAGCACGGTATTGGTATTACAAAATTAGAGTATTTAACTGAAGCCGAGTTAAAAGATTTCCGCGCCTACAAAAATCGGGTTGATCCAGAGGGTCGATTCAATAAAGGCAAATTGATGCCACATGCTGATCTTGGCATGGCATACACCCCAAGCTTTGGACTAATGGGCCATGAGTCCATCATCATGCAGCAAAGTGATATTGGTGCAATTGCCGATAGCATCAAGGATTGCTTGCGATGTGGCAAATGTAAGCCGGTCTGCTCAACCCATGTTCCTCGCGCTAATTTGCTCTACAGTCCGCGCGACAAGATCTTGGCAACCTCCTTATTAATTGAAGCTTTTCTGTATGAAGAGCAAACGCGTCGCGGTGTCTCAATTAAGCATTGGGAGATGTTTGATGATGTGGCAGCCCATTGCACAGTGTGTCATAAGTGCTTAACGCCTTGTCCAGTCAAAATTGACTTTGGCGATGTCACGATGAATATGCGTAATTTGTTGCGCAAGATGGGGCAGCAACGCTTTAACCCAGGCACTGCAGCATCGATGTTGTTCTTGAATGCGACTAGTCCTGACACCATTAATCTCGTACGGAAGACGATGATTGGTTGGGGCTATAAAGCTCAGCGACTTGCTAATGATTTATTTAGTCGGCTGGCTCGCAAGCAAACAGCTCACCCACCTGCAACGGTTGGTAAGCCGAGCATTAAAGAGCAGGTGATTTTCTTTGTGAATAAGAAAATGCCTGGGAATTTGCCCAAGAAGACCGCCCGTGCTCTGCTTGACATTGAAGATGCCAACTACGTACCCATTATCCGAGATCCAAAAACCACTTCTGCTGATACTGAGGCTGTATTTTATTTCCCAGGCTGCGGTTCGGAGCGCTTGTTTTCTCAAGTAGGCTTGGCCACTCAGGCAATGCTTTGGAATGTCGGGGTGCAAACCGTTTTACCTCCAGGCTATCTCTGCTGTGGTTACCCTCAGCGCGGTAATGGCGACTTTGATAAAGCCGAGAAAATGATTACTGACAATCGAGTGCTCTTTCACCGTGTTGCCAATACGCTCAACTATTTAGACATCAAAACTGTTGTAGTGTCTTGCGGTACTTGCTACGATCAATTGGCAGGTTATCAGTTTGAACAAATCTTCCCCGGCTGCCGAATTATTGACATTCATGAGTATTTGCTCGAGAAAGGTGTGAAGCTCTCTGGCGTGACGGGTGTCAAATATATGTATCACGATCCTTGCCATTCGCCGATGAAGTTGCAAGATCCTCTTAAGACTGTGAATGAATTGATTCAGCAAGAAAACGGTAAAGCGATTCCTAAAAATGATCGCTGCTGTGGTGAGTCTGGAACCTTGGCAATTACCCGACCTGATATCTCCACTCAAGTTCGCTTCCGTAAAGAAATTGAAATGGAAAAAGGTGCCAATGCACTTCGCAAGGATGATCCAGCAGTTGATGTGAAGGTGCTGACGAGCTGCCCATCTTGCTTGCAAGGCCTGACCCGTTTTGATGCTGATAGCGGTACTACGGCTGATTACATCGTGGTTGAGATGGCTCAG
- the ilvA gene encoding threonine ammonia-lyase, biosynthetic yields MATDYLKKILAARVYDVARETELELAPELSKRLGNQVLLKREDNQPVFSFKLRGAYNKMAHLSPAALKRGVIAASAGNHAQGVALAAAKMKTKAVIVMPVTTPSLKIDAVKARGGSWVEVILHGESYSDAFAHSQILEKKRGLTFVHPFDDPDVIAGQGTIAMEIFQQYEKPIDAIFVAIGGGGLIAGIGEYVKAVSPKTKVIGVQSVDSDAMKRSLEANRRIEMKDVGLFSDGTAVKLVGKETFRICKKVVDEIITVDTDEICAAINDVFTDTRSILEPAGALAIAGLKKYVELHHTKKKTMVAVACGANMNFSRLRFVAERADVGEFKEAVFAVTIPEERGSFKRFCELLGKRNVTEFNYRIADQKQAHIFVGIGTQKAGDSEAIAKHFRKAKFATIDLTHDELAKSHLRHMVGGHSALAQDEQLYRFEFPERPGALMKFLTSLAPNWNISLFHYRNHGADYGRILVGIQVPKNEQKQFQSFVAKLGYPHWNETNNPAYRLFLK; encoded by the coding sequence ATGGCAACCGACTACTTAAAGAAAATATTAGCTGCCCGGGTCTACGACGTAGCCAGGGAGACCGAACTTGAGCTGGCCCCCGAATTGAGCAAGCGTTTGGGGAACCAAGTTCTGCTTAAAAGAGAAGATAACCAACCTGTTTTCTCATTCAAATTACGGGGCGCCTACAACAAAATGGCGCATCTATCCCCAGCAGCACTAAAACGGGGGGTGATTGCGGCCTCCGCTGGAAATCATGCCCAAGGGGTAGCTTTGGCTGCAGCCAAAATGAAGACTAAGGCGGTCATTGTGATGCCTGTCACCACCCCCAGCCTCAAAATTGATGCGGTTAAAGCCCGCGGTGGCTCTTGGGTTGAAGTCATTCTGCACGGCGAGTCTTACAGCGATGCTTTCGCCCACTCTCAAATCTTGGAAAAAAAACGGGGATTAACTTTTGTTCACCCCTTTGATGATCCCGATGTCATTGCAGGTCAAGGCACGATTGCCATGGAGATTTTTCAGCAATATGAAAAACCCATTGATGCGATTTTTGTTGCTATCGGTGGTGGTGGCCTCATCGCAGGTATTGGCGAGTACGTCAAAGCCGTAAGCCCTAAAACCAAAGTCATCGGTGTGCAGTCAGTGGACTCAGATGCAATGAAGCGCTCACTTGAGGCGAATCGTCGCATCGAAATGAAAGACGTTGGACTTTTCTCAGATGGTACTGCCGTCAAACTGGTCGGCAAAGAAACCTTTCGCATCTGCAAGAAAGTGGTTGATGAAATCATTACGGTTGATACCGATGAAATCTGTGCGGCTATCAATGATGTCTTTACCGATACCCGCAGTATTTTGGAACCTGCTGGAGCCTTAGCGATTGCTGGCCTCAAGAAATATGTTGAACTGCACCATACCAAGAAGAAAACCATGGTGGCAGTCGCCTGCGGCGCGAATATGAACTTTAGCCGTCTGCGCTTTGTAGCAGAACGTGCTGATGTCGGTGAGTTTAAAGAAGCAGTCTTTGCAGTCACAATTCCCGAAGAGCGCGGCTCATTCAAACGCTTCTGTGAGCTACTCGGTAAACGGAATGTGACTGAGTTCAACTACCGTATCGCAGATCAAAAGCAAGCCCATATTTTTGTTGGCATAGGTACACAAAAGGCCGGGGATAGCGAGGCAATTGCTAAACATTTCCGCAAGGCGAAGTTTGCTACGATCGATTTAACCCATGATGAACTTGCTAAATCTCACTTGCGGCACATGGTCGGCGGTCACTCTGCGCTCGCTCAGGATGAGCAACTCTATCGCTTTGAGTTTCCAGAGCGTCCTGGTGCACTGATGAAATTCTTAACGAGCTTGGCGCCGAACTGGAACATCAGCCTGTTCCACTACCGTAACCATGGCGCTGACTATGGACGCATTTTGGTAGGCATTCAAGTTCCTAAAAATGAGCAAAAGCAATTCCAATCATTCGTGGCAAAGTTAGGCTACCCACATTGGAACGAAACCAACAATCCAGCTTATCGTCTCTTCCTCAAATAA
- a CDS encoding 5'-nucleotidase — MSFSLTGKLVVAISSRALFDFEEENRIFESSDDSAYMKLQLDRLSQAAQTGVAFPLVKKLLAFNEEGEQRVEVVILSRNDPVSGLRVFRSAEHHGLHLERGVFTRGRPPYHYLRSLKANLFLSANEDDVRATIDAGFPAARVYPESSKTAESHPNEIRIAFDGDAVLFSDEAEQVFQNKGLEAFVDHESKKADIPLPPGPFKPLLEALHRLQRSTSEKGMRIRTALVTARSAPAHERAIRTLMAWGIDVDEAMFLGGLTKSEFLREFEPDFFFDDQTGHCQSAASVAPTGHVVSGVSNRPKD, encoded by the coding sequence ATGTCTTTCTCACTTACCGGAAAACTGGTTGTCGCAATTTCATCCCGCGCGCTCTTCGACTTCGAAGAAGAGAATCGCATCTTTGAGTCAAGTGATGACAGCGCCTATATGAAGCTCCAGCTGGATCGACTTTCCCAGGCTGCACAGACTGGTGTAGCGTTCCCGCTAGTTAAGAAACTCCTCGCCTTCAATGAGGAAGGTGAGCAACGAGTTGAGGTAGTCATTCTGTCACGTAATGATCCAGTCAGTGGTTTACGGGTCTTCCGCTCTGCAGAGCATCATGGCTTGCATCTTGAGCGCGGTGTATTTACCAGAGGTAGACCTCCTTACCATTACCTGCGCTCTTTGAAGGCCAATCTTTTCTTGTCTGCCAATGAGGATGATGTCAGGGCAACCATTGATGCTGGCTTCCCAGCGGCACGGGTGTATCCGGAGTCCAGCAAAACAGCGGAATCCCATCCCAACGAAATTCGTATCGCCTTTGACGGTGATGCAGTGCTCTTTTCTGATGAAGCCGAGCAAGTCTTTCAGAATAAAGGCCTCGAAGCGTTTGTCGACCATGAAAGTAAGAAAGCAGATATCCCGCTGCCTCCTGGCCCCTTCAAACCCTTGCTTGAAGCATTGCATCGCCTTCAGCGCTCTACCAGCGAAAAAGGCATGCGGATTCGCACTGCATTAGTTACTGCACGCTCTGCACCCGCCCATGAACGTGCGATTCGTACTCTGATGGCGTGGGGTATCGATGTTGATGAAGCCATGTTTTTAGGCGGCCTTACTAAGAGTGAATTTCTCCGAGAGTTTGAGCCTGATTTCTTTTTTGACGACCAAACAGGTCACTGCCAATCAGCCGCTTCAGTTGCGCCTACAGGGCATGTTGTATCTGGCGTCTCTAATCGGCCGAAAGATTAA
- the queF gene encoding NADPH-dependent 7-cyano-7-deazaguanine reductase QueF (Catalyzes the NADPH-dependent reduction of 7-cyano-7-deazaguanine (preQ0) to 7-aminomethyl-7-deazaguanine (preQ1) in queuosine biosynthesis): MNSLQLGKSTPYPNQYDPSLLFPIQRSVNRAKLSIQENAPLPFMGVDIWNAFELSWLNPKGKPQIALAEFQIPADSPNMIESKSFKLYLNSLNSAHFESEDAVRERLITDLSAVAGSKVITRINPTEAIAKKGMQEMGGVLLDRLDIEVDPGASADPSLLSVNESFSPVEQCLVSHLLKSNCPVTGQPDWASIQIRYQGRPILEEGLLRYLIGFRQLGEFHEHCVETIFCDIKQQCKPEKLSVYARYTRRGGLDINPFRTDHNAVWPDNTRHARQ, encoded by the coding sequence ATGAATTCATTACAACTCGGCAAGAGCACGCCCTATCCAAATCAATACGATCCAAGTTTACTTTTTCCGATTCAACGCTCGGTCAATCGCGCAAAACTCAGCATCCAAGAAAATGCTCCACTTCCTTTTATGGGGGTCGATATTTGGAATGCCTTTGAACTCAGTTGGCTCAATCCCAAAGGCAAACCTCAAATCGCTTTGGCTGAGTTCCAGATTCCTGCAGACTCACCCAATATGATTGAGTCGAAATCATTCAAGCTTTACCTCAACAGTCTTAATAGCGCACACTTCGAAAGCGAAGATGCCGTTCGTGAACGCTTAATCACAGACCTATCAGCAGTAGCTGGAAGTAAAGTCATCACTCGCATCAACCCAACTGAAGCGATTGCCAAAAAAGGTATGCAAGAAATGGGTGGGGTCTTATTAGATCGGCTAGATATCGAGGTAGACCCTGGAGCGAGTGCCGATCCCAGCTTATTAAGTGTTAATGAATCCTTTAGTCCGGTTGAGCAGTGTTTAGTCTCCCATTTACTCAAATCCAACTGCCCCGTTACAGGCCAGCCCGATTGGGCAAGCATCCAAATTCGGTATCAAGGTAGACCCATTTTGGAAGAGGGCTTGCTGCGCTACTTAATTGGCTTTAGACAGCTCGGGGAATTTCATGAGCATTGTGTAGAAACGATTTTTTGTGACATCAAGCAGCAGTGTAAGCCAGAGAAATTATCTGTCTATGCTCGCTACACACGAAGAGGTGGCTTAGACATTAACCCCTTCCGCACCGATCACAACGCTGTCTGGCCTGACAACACTCGCCACGCCAGACAGTAA
- the ssb gene encoding single-stranded DNA-binding protein gives MASVNKVIIVGNVGRDPETRYMPSGDAVTNISVATSDRYKDKQTGEMKETTEWHRVAFFGKLAEIAGQYLKKGSQVYVEGRLRTRKWTDASGQEKYSTEIVSETMQMLGGKPVGGSEGGESYSRSKSVESSAPAASSNAASLGAMDDDIPF, from the coding sequence ATGGCTTCGGTAAATAAAGTCATCATCGTGGGTAATGTAGGACGTGACCCAGAAACGCGTTATATGCCTAGTGGCGACGCGGTAACCAATATCTCAGTAGCGACTTCAGACCGTTACAAAGACAAACAAACTGGTGAAATGAAAGAGACCACAGAATGGCATCGTGTTGCATTCTTTGGCAAGCTTGCAGAAATCGCTGGTCAGTATTTGAAAAAAGGTTCACAAGTGTACGTAGAGGGTCGCTTACGCACTCGCAAGTGGACTGATGCGAGTGGTCAAGAGAAATACTCTACAGAGATTGTTTCTGAAACCATGCAAATGTTGGGTGGTAAGCCAGTAGGCGGTAGCGAAGGTGGCGAGAGCTACAGTCGTTCAAAGTCTGTTGAGTCTTCTGCACCGGCAGCATCTTCCAATGCCGCCTCTTTAGGCGCAATGGACGACGATATTCCGTTCTAA
- a CDS encoding MFS transporter yields MNPSELRSTLALAGIFGLRMLGLFLLLPVFSVYAHGLPGGERALWVGLALGIFNIVQACLYIPLGRLSDRIGRKPVVFWGLSLFIAGALICSARDDLLWIAIGRGVMGAGAISAAISAWVADLTREQVRTRAMALVGGSIALSFALSLVIAAPLYRLITMRGIFIVLAGLGVMAMLVTHFVLPNSKPEPQAQSASLREVFFRPELMRLNAGVFVLHATQVAMFLVVPRLLVQAGLPLSSHWEIYLPVVLLSFVIMAPILILGEKKHRLRTVLIVAIVLLVIAESIFTSVTSISVIATALVIYFVGFNLLEALQPSLVSRFAKESKGTALGVYNTTQSIGLFSGAVLGGYLMDSLGTSSVFAAGAGLLICWLIIAWSMQELPARSADKA; encoded by the coding sequence ATGAATCCTTCTGAACTTCGCTCCACTCTGGCCTTGGCAGGCATCTTTGGCCTTCGAATGCTAGGTCTATTCCTGCTTTTGCCAGTTTTTAGCGTCTATGCCCATGGCCTTCCTGGCGGTGAGCGGGCACTTTGGGTTGGTCTTGCCCTGGGAATCTTCAATATTGTTCAGGCTTGTCTCTACATTCCTTTGGGGCGCCTCTCCGACCGTATTGGTCGTAAGCCTGTGGTTTTCTGGGGCTTATCTTTATTTATTGCTGGTGCTTTGATCTGTTCTGCAAGGGATGATCTGCTCTGGATCGCCATTGGTCGGGGCGTGATGGGGGCGGGGGCGATTTCAGCTGCAATCTCGGCCTGGGTCGCGGATTTAACTCGTGAGCAAGTCCGCACCCGCGCTATGGCCCTAGTTGGCGGGAGTATTGCATTGTCCTTTGCCCTTTCTTTAGTCATTGCAGCCCCCCTTTATCGCCTCATTACGATGCGCGGAATTTTTATTGTCTTGGCAGGCTTGGGTGTCATGGCGATGCTGGTTACCCACTTTGTCTTGCCGAACTCGAAACCTGAACCCCAGGCGCAGTCTGCCTCTTTACGGGAGGTTTTTTTTCGTCCAGAGCTCATGCGTTTAAATGCGGGGGTTTTTGTTCTGCACGCCACCCAAGTGGCAATGTTCTTGGTGGTGCCCCGTCTACTGGTTCAGGCTGGCTTGCCACTCTCCTCGCATTGGGAAATTTATTTACCAGTAGTACTACTTTCTTTTGTCATCATGGCACCCATTTTAATTTTGGGAGAAAAGAAACATCGCTTGCGGACTGTATTGATAGTAGCTATTGTTTTACTGGTCATTGCTGAAAGTATTTTTACGAGTGTAACTTCAATTTCAGTCATTGCTACTGCGCTTGTGATTTACTTTGTAGGCTTTAATTTATTAGAGGCACTGCAACCTTCGCTGGTTTCTCGTTTTGCTAAAGAATCCAAGGGAACAGCCCTAGGGGTTTACAACACCACCCAATCTATTGGCCTATTTAGTGGAGCCGTGCTAGGGGGCTATTTAATGGATAGCCTTGGCACTTCCTCAGTCTTTGCGGCGGGCGCTGGCCTCTTAATTTGCTGGCTTATAATTGCTTGGTCAATGCAGGAATTGCCCGCCAGATCAGCTGATAAGGCATAA